The Lineus longissimus chromosome 2, tnLinLong1.2, whole genome shotgun sequence genome window below encodes:
- the LOC135483588 gene encoding forkhead box protein B1-like, producing MPRPGRNTYSDQKPPYSYIALTAMAIQSSGEKMLPLSDIYKFIMDRFPFYRDNTQRWQNSLRHNLSFNDCFIKIPRRPDRPGKGSYWALHPCCGDMFENGSFLRRRKRFKIQSRQGPSMADSLKSSMESNTYISQHSLRQIQIGISAANKLQPFSPPSHKQPFTIENIIAPDYKSTSSQMPVIPTALPAFASQFNLMHGAGMAPALTPPYTPSDLTAMCALNDLHIIRSMGGLTAPMPIKPTPLPPLTLPSQAHLPSVSSSTTGLSLSPHGPLNLRPPPLSLGTIAFTSTSTTPVTVIS from the coding sequence ATGCCGAGGCCAGGAAGAAACACCTATAGTGATCAAAAACCACCTTACTCTTACATAGCCCTTACCGCAATGGCTATACAAAGTTCAGGTGAAAAGATGCTGCCCTTAAGTGACATATATAAGTTCATCATGGACAGATTCCCTTTCTACAGGGATAACACGCAAAGATGGCAAAATTCTCTCCGGCATAATTTGTCATTCAATGACTGTTTTATCAAGATACCTCGTCGACCTGACCGACCAGGGAAAGGCAGCTACTGGGCCCTCCACCCTTGCTGCGGTGACATGTTCGAAAACGGCAGTTTCTTACGTCGGAGGAAACGTTTCAAAATTCAAAGCCGCCAAGGCCCATCAATGGCGGATTCTCTGAAATCAAGTATGGAATCAAACACTTATATCAGTCAGCACAGTTTAAGACAAATCCAGATCGGGATATCAGCTGCTAACAAATTACAGCCATTTTCACCACCTTCTCACAAACAACCCTTCACCATTGAGAACATTATTGCCCCGGATTATAAAAGTACCAGTTCGCAAATGCCGGTTATTCCCACTGCTTTACCAGCATTTGCAAGCCAGTTTAACCTGATGCATGGTGCTGGAATGGCCCCTGCTTTGACTCCTCCCTACACTCCAAGTGACCTGACAGCAATGTGCGCTTTAAATGATTTGCACATCATTCGATCGATGGGCGGTTTGACGGCACCCATGCCCATCAAACCTACCCCCTTGCCGCCACTGACACTGCCCTCACAGGCACATCTACCATCTGTATCATCTTCAACCACAGGACTCAGTTTGTCACCGCATGGACCCCTTAATCTCCGACCGCCGCCTCTGTCGTTGGGAACGATTGCATTTACGAGTACTTCGACTACACCGGTGACAGTTATTTCATAA